The following coding sequences lie in one Chelmon rostratus isolate fCheRos1 chromosome 2, fCheRos1.pri, whole genome shotgun sequence genomic window:
- the atf7b gene encoding cyclic AMP-dependent transcription factor ATF-7b isoform X1 translates to MGDDRPFVCTAPGCGQRFTNEDHLSVHKHKHEMTLKFGPARTDSVIIADQTPTPTRFLKNCEEVGLFNELASSFEQEFCKAHEDEQRTKHPVRKWMNAAPLQTPSEVKNENEGPLQVDSSSPGSPDSSSSMSDDSRDSRDVLTKPVANSAPTPTIVRPGSLPLHLSNDPLHPTLPSPTSVITQAPPSNRQLGSPTSSYPLVRHLPNGQTVSLLPSPVQMTSVISLARPVNSVPNIPGIPGPPVGGASSGSSSPSGYSLHSETKMRLKAALTHQGTAAQDGAAGSIPAVPQRQEQSHQPSQNSDAPSPAQPQVSPAQPTGGRRRRATEMDPDERRQRFLERNRAAASRCRQKRKLWVNSLEKKADDLANMNASLTNEVTLLRNEVAQLKQLLLAHKDCPVTVMQKKAAFLAAGGEETSRDTSTEAIGSPAAVIQHGPSPPASASSPGATINGLSVRAAEAVAMSVLAGMGSGQPGGIVMATQSQSAPR, encoded by the exons ATGGGGGATGATCGACCTTTTGTATGCACTGCCCCTGGATGTGGGCAG AGATTCACAAATGAAGACCACCTGTCagtccacaaacacaagcatgaaaTGACATTAAAGTTTGGTCCTGCCAGAACAGACTCTGTGATCATCGCAG ACCAGACCCCAACACCCACACGTTTTCTGAAGAACTGTGAGGAGGTTGGGCTATTCAATGAACTGGCCAGCTCCTTTGAACAAGAGTTTTGTAAAGCACATGAAGACGAGCAAAGGACAAAACACCCGGTGAGAAAGTGGATGAAT GCTGCACCTTTACAAACACCATCTGAAGTGAAAAATGAGAATGAGGGTCCTTTACAAGTTGATTCTTCTTCTCCCGGAAGTCCAGATTCCTCTTCCAGCATGTCAGATGACAGTAGAGACTCAAGG GATGTTCTCACAAAGCCTGTGGCAAACTCTGCCCCCACTCCAACCATTGTGCGTCCAggttctcttcctcttcacctgaGTAATGACCCACTTCACCCGACTCTGCCATCTCCAACATCTGTCATCACACAAGCTCCACCTTCCAACAGACAGCTTGG CTCCCCAACAAGCTCTTATCCACTGGTGAGGCACCTCCCCAATGGGCAGACAGTCTCTCTCCTGCCCAGTCCTGTGCAGATGACCTCAGTTATATCT CTTGCGAGGCCAGTTAACTCAGTGCCTAACATCCCTGGGATTCCAGGGCCTCCAGTTGGCGGGGCCAGCAGTGGGTCATCCTCCCCGTCTGGGTATAGTCTGCACTCTGAGACCAAGATG CGGCTGAAAGCAGCTCTAACTCATCAGGGCACAGCAGCACAAGATGGGGCTGCAGGATCCATCCCTGCTGTCCCCCAGCGGCAAGAACAAAGCCACCAACCATCTCAAAACTCTGATGCACCGTCACCTGCCCAGCCCCAG GTGTCCCCTGCTCAGCCAACAGGAGGCCGGCGGCGGCGGGCTACAGAGATGGACCCTGACGAGAGGAGGCAGCGTTTTCTGGAGAGAAATCGCGCCGCTGCCTCCCGCTGCAGGCAAAAACGAAAGCTGTGGGTCAACTCTCTGGAGAAGAAGGCTGATGATCTCGCAAACATGAATGCCTCCCTGACA AATGAAGTAACTCTACTGAGGAATGAGGTGGCGCAGCTGAAGCAGCTCCTCCTGGCCCACAAAGACTGCCCTGTCACCGTTATGCAGAAAAAGGCAGCTTTCTTAG ctgcaggaggagaggaaacctCTAGGGATACTTCAACTGAAGCCATCGGCTCCCCGGCGGCAGTAATCCAGCACGGGCCGTCACCCCCCGCCTCGGCCTCCAGTCCAGGGGCCACCATCAACGGGCTTAGCGTCCGCGCTGCAGAGGCGGTGGCTATGTCAGTCTTGGCCGGCATGGGGTCGGGCCAGCCGGGAGGGATTGTCATGGCGACGCAGTCACAGTCAGCCCCAAGATGA
- the atf7b gene encoding cyclic AMP-dependent transcription factor ATF-7b isoform X4 produces MGDDRPFVCTAPGCGQRFTNEDHLSVHKHKHEMTLKFGPARTDSVIIADQTPTPTRFLKNCEEVGLFNELASSFEQEFCKAHEDEQRTKHPVRKWMNAAPLQTPSEVKNENEGPLQVDSSSPGSPDSSSSMSDDSRDSRVRGKDVLTKPVANSAPTPTIVRPGSLPLHLSNDPLHPTLPSPTSVITQAPPSNRQLGSPTSSYPLVRHLPNGQTVSLLPSPVQMTSVISLARPVNSVPNIPGIPGPPVGGASSGSSSPSGYSLHSETKMRLKAALTHQGTAAQDGAAGSIPAVPQRQEQSHQPSQNSDAPSPAQPQVSPAQPTGGRRRRATEMDPDERRQRFLERNRAAASRCRQKRKLWVNSLEKKADDLANMNASLTNEVTLLRNEVAQLKQLLLAHKDCPVTVMQKKAAFLAAGGEETSRDTSTEAIGSPAAVIQHGPSPPASASSPGATINGLSVRAAEAVAMSVLAGMGSGQPGGIVMATQSQSAPR; encoded by the exons ATGGGGGATGATCGACCTTTTGTATGCACTGCCCCTGGATGTGGGCAG AGATTCACAAATGAAGACCACCTGTCagtccacaaacacaagcatgaaaTGACATTAAAGTTTGGTCCTGCCAGAACAGACTCTGTGATCATCGCAG ACCAGACCCCAACACCCACACGTTTTCTGAAGAACTGTGAGGAGGTTGGGCTATTCAATGAACTGGCCAGCTCCTTTGAACAAGAGTTTTGTAAAGCACATGAAGACGAGCAAAGGACAAAACACCCGGTGAGAAAGTGGATGAAT GCTGCACCTTTACAAACACCATCTGAAGTGAAAAATGAGAATGAGGGTCCTTTACAAGTTGATTCTTCTTCTCCCGGAAGTCCAGATTCCTCTTCCAGCATGTCAGATGACAGTAGAGACTCAAGGGTGAGAGGCAAG GATGTTCTCACAAAGCCTGTGGCAAACTCTGCCCCCACTCCAACCATTGTGCGTCCAggttctcttcctcttcacctgaGTAATGACCCACTTCACCCGACTCTGCCATCTCCAACATCTGTCATCACACAAGCTCCACCTTCCAACAGACAGCTTGG CTCCCCAACAAGCTCTTATCCACTGGTGAGGCACCTCCCCAATGGGCAGACAGTCTCTCTCCTGCCCAGTCCTGTGCAGATGACCTCAGTTATATCT CTTGCGAGGCCAGTTAACTCAGTGCCTAACATCCCTGGGATTCCAGGGCCTCCAGTTGGCGGGGCCAGCAGTGGGTCATCCTCCCCGTCTGGGTATAGTCTGCACTCTGAGACCAAGATG CGGCTGAAAGCAGCTCTAACTCATCAGGGCACAGCAGCACAAGATGGGGCTGCAGGATCCATCCCTGCTGTCCCCCAGCGGCAAGAACAAAGCCACCAACCATCTCAAAACTCTGATGCACCGTCACCTGCCCAGCCCCAG GTGTCCCCTGCTCAGCCAACAGGAGGCCGGCGGCGGCGGGCTACAGAGATGGACCCTGACGAGAGGAGGCAGCGTTTTCTGGAGAGAAATCGCGCCGCTGCCTCCCGCTGCAGGCAAAAACGAAAGCTGTGGGTCAACTCTCTGGAGAAGAAGGCTGATGATCTCGCAAACATGAATGCCTCCCTGACA AATGAAGTAACTCTACTGAGGAATGAGGTGGCGCAGCTGAAGCAGCTCCTCCTGGCCCACAAAGACTGCCCTGTCACCGTTATGCAGAAAAAGGCAGCTTTCTTAG ctgcaggaggagaggaaacctCTAGGGATACTTCAACTGAAGCCATCGGCTCCCCGGCGGCAGTAATCCAGCACGGGCCGTCACCCCCCGCCTCGGCCTCCAGTCCAGGGGCCACCATCAACGGGCTTAGCGTCCGCGCTGCAGAGGCGGTGGCTATGTCAGTCTTGGCCGGCATGGGGTCGGGCCAGCCGGGAGGGATTGTCATGGCGACGCAGTCACAGTCAGCCCCAAGATGA
- the atf7b gene encoding cyclic AMP-dependent transcription factor ATF-7b isoform X2, with translation MGDDRPFVCTAPGCGQRFTNEDHLSVHKHKHEMTLKFGPARTDSVIIADQTPTPTRFLKNCEEVGLFNELASSFEQEFCKAHEDEQRTKHPAAPLQTPSEVKNENEGPLQVDSSSPGSPDSSSSMSDDSRDSRVRGKDVLTKPVANSAPTPTIVRPGSLPLHLSNDPLHPTLPSPTSVITQAPPSNRQLGSPTSSYPLVRHLPNGQTVSLLPSPVQMTSVISLARPVNSVPNIPGIPGPPVGGASSGSSSPSGYSLHSETKMRLKAALTHQGTAAQDGAAGSIPAVPQRQEQSHQPSQNSDAPSPAQPQVSPAQPTGGRRRRATEMDPDERRQRFLERNRAAASRCRQKRKLWVNSLEKKADDLANMNASLTNEVTLLRNEVAQLKQLLLAHKDCPVTVMQKKAAFLAAGGEETSRDTSTEAIGSPAAVIQHGPSPPASASSPGATINGLSVRAAEAVAMSVLAGMGSGQPGGIVMATQSQSAPR, from the exons ATGGGGGATGATCGACCTTTTGTATGCACTGCCCCTGGATGTGGGCAG AGATTCACAAATGAAGACCACCTGTCagtccacaaacacaagcatgaaaTGACATTAAAGTTTGGTCCTGCCAGAACAGACTCTGTGATCATCGCAG ACCAGACCCCAACACCCACACGTTTTCTGAAGAACTGTGAGGAGGTTGGGCTATTCAATGAACTGGCCAGCTCCTTTGAACAAGAGTTTTGTAAAGCACATGAAGACGAGCAAAGGACAAAACACCCG GCTGCACCTTTACAAACACCATCTGAAGTGAAAAATGAGAATGAGGGTCCTTTACAAGTTGATTCTTCTTCTCCCGGAAGTCCAGATTCCTCTTCCAGCATGTCAGATGACAGTAGAGACTCAAGGGTGAGAGGCAAG GATGTTCTCACAAAGCCTGTGGCAAACTCTGCCCCCACTCCAACCATTGTGCGTCCAggttctcttcctcttcacctgaGTAATGACCCACTTCACCCGACTCTGCCATCTCCAACATCTGTCATCACACAAGCTCCACCTTCCAACAGACAGCTTGG CTCCCCAACAAGCTCTTATCCACTGGTGAGGCACCTCCCCAATGGGCAGACAGTCTCTCTCCTGCCCAGTCCTGTGCAGATGACCTCAGTTATATCT CTTGCGAGGCCAGTTAACTCAGTGCCTAACATCCCTGGGATTCCAGGGCCTCCAGTTGGCGGGGCCAGCAGTGGGTCATCCTCCCCGTCTGGGTATAGTCTGCACTCTGAGACCAAGATG CGGCTGAAAGCAGCTCTAACTCATCAGGGCACAGCAGCACAAGATGGGGCTGCAGGATCCATCCCTGCTGTCCCCCAGCGGCAAGAACAAAGCCACCAACCATCTCAAAACTCTGATGCACCGTCACCTGCCCAGCCCCAG GTGTCCCCTGCTCAGCCAACAGGAGGCCGGCGGCGGCGGGCTACAGAGATGGACCCTGACGAGAGGAGGCAGCGTTTTCTGGAGAGAAATCGCGCCGCTGCCTCCCGCTGCAGGCAAAAACGAAAGCTGTGGGTCAACTCTCTGGAGAAGAAGGCTGATGATCTCGCAAACATGAATGCCTCCCTGACA AATGAAGTAACTCTACTGAGGAATGAGGTGGCGCAGCTGAAGCAGCTCCTCCTGGCCCACAAAGACTGCCCTGTCACCGTTATGCAGAAAAAGGCAGCTTTCTTAG ctgcaggaggagaggaaacctCTAGGGATACTTCAACTGAAGCCATCGGCTCCCCGGCGGCAGTAATCCAGCACGGGCCGTCACCCCCCGCCTCGGCCTCCAGTCCAGGGGCCACCATCAACGGGCTTAGCGTCCGCGCTGCAGAGGCGGTGGCTATGTCAGTCTTGGCCGGCATGGGGTCGGGCCAGCCGGGAGGGATTGTCATGGCGACGCAGTCACAGTCAGCCCCAAGATGA
- the atf7b gene encoding cyclic AMP-dependent transcription factor ATF-7b isoform X3, protein MGDDRPFVCTAPGCGQRFTNEDHLSVHKHKHEMTLKFGPARTDSVIIADQTPTPTRFLKNCEEVGLFNELASSFEQEFCKAHEDEQRTKHPAAPLQTPSEVKNENEGPLQVDSSSPGSPDSSSSMSDDSRDSRDVLTKPVANSAPTPTIVRPGSLPLHLSNDPLHPTLPSPTSVITQAPPSNRQLGSPTSSYPLVRHLPNGQTVSLLPSPVQMTSVISLARPVNSVPNIPGIPGPPVGGASSGSSSPSGYSLHSETKMRLKAALTHQGTAAQDGAAGSIPAVPQRQEQSHQPSQNSDAPSPAQPQVSPAQPTGGRRRRATEMDPDERRQRFLERNRAAASRCRQKRKLWVNSLEKKADDLANMNASLTNEVTLLRNEVAQLKQLLLAHKDCPVTVMQKKAAFLAAGGEETSRDTSTEAIGSPAAVIQHGPSPPASASSPGATINGLSVRAAEAVAMSVLAGMGSGQPGGIVMATQSQSAPR, encoded by the exons ATGGGGGATGATCGACCTTTTGTATGCACTGCCCCTGGATGTGGGCAG AGATTCACAAATGAAGACCACCTGTCagtccacaaacacaagcatgaaaTGACATTAAAGTTTGGTCCTGCCAGAACAGACTCTGTGATCATCGCAG ACCAGACCCCAACACCCACACGTTTTCTGAAGAACTGTGAGGAGGTTGGGCTATTCAATGAACTGGCCAGCTCCTTTGAACAAGAGTTTTGTAAAGCACATGAAGACGAGCAAAGGACAAAACACCCG GCTGCACCTTTACAAACACCATCTGAAGTGAAAAATGAGAATGAGGGTCCTTTACAAGTTGATTCTTCTTCTCCCGGAAGTCCAGATTCCTCTTCCAGCATGTCAGATGACAGTAGAGACTCAAGG GATGTTCTCACAAAGCCTGTGGCAAACTCTGCCCCCACTCCAACCATTGTGCGTCCAggttctcttcctcttcacctgaGTAATGACCCACTTCACCCGACTCTGCCATCTCCAACATCTGTCATCACACAAGCTCCACCTTCCAACAGACAGCTTGG CTCCCCAACAAGCTCTTATCCACTGGTGAGGCACCTCCCCAATGGGCAGACAGTCTCTCTCCTGCCCAGTCCTGTGCAGATGACCTCAGTTATATCT CTTGCGAGGCCAGTTAACTCAGTGCCTAACATCCCTGGGATTCCAGGGCCTCCAGTTGGCGGGGCCAGCAGTGGGTCATCCTCCCCGTCTGGGTATAGTCTGCACTCTGAGACCAAGATG CGGCTGAAAGCAGCTCTAACTCATCAGGGCACAGCAGCACAAGATGGGGCTGCAGGATCCATCCCTGCTGTCCCCCAGCGGCAAGAACAAAGCCACCAACCATCTCAAAACTCTGATGCACCGTCACCTGCCCAGCCCCAG GTGTCCCCTGCTCAGCCAACAGGAGGCCGGCGGCGGCGGGCTACAGAGATGGACCCTGACGAGAGGAGGCAGCGTTTTCTGGAGAGAAATCGCGCCGCTGCCTCCCGCTGCAGGCAAAAACGAAAGCTGTGGGTCAACTCTCTGGAGAAGAAGGCTGATGATCTCGCAAACATGAATGCCTCCCTGACA AATGAAGTAACTCTACTGAGGAATGAGGTGGCGCAGCTGAAGCAGCTCCTCCTGGCCCACAAAGACTGCCCTGTCACCGTTATGCAGAAAAAGGCAGCTTTCTTAG ctgcaggaggagaggaaacctCTAGGGATACTTCAACTGAAGCCATCGGCTCCCCGGCGGCAGTAATCCAGCACGGGCCGTCACCCCCCGCCTCGGCCTCCAGTCCAGGGGCCACCATCAACGGGCTTAGCGTCCGCGCTGCAGAGGCGGTGGCTATGTCAGTCTTGGCCGGCATGGGGTCGGGCCAGCCGGGAGGGATTGTCATGGCGACGCAGTCACAGTCAGCCCCAAGATGA
- the atf7b gene encoding cyclic AMP-dependent transcription factor ATF-7b isoform X5: protein MGDDRPFVCTAPGCGQRFTNEDHLSVHKHKHEMTLKFGPARTDSVIIADQTPTPTRFLKNCEEVGLFNELASSFEQEFCKAHEDEQRTKHPVRKWMNAAPLQTPSEVKNENEGPLQVDSSSPGSPDSSSSMSDDSRDSRVRGKDVLTKPVANSAPTPTIVRPGSLPLHLSNDPLHPTLPSPTSVITQAPPSNRQLGSPTSSYPLVRHLPNGQTVSLLPSPVQMTSVISLARPVNSVPNIPGIPGPPVGGASSGSSSPSGYSLHSETKMRLKAALTHQGTAAQDGAAGSIPAVPQRQEQSHQPSQNSDAPSPAQPQVSPAQPTGGRRRRATEMDPDERRQRFLERNRAAASRCRQKRKLWVNSLEKKADDLANMNASLTNEVTLLRNEVAQLKQLLLAHKDCPVTVMQKKAAFLG, encoded by the exons ATGGGGGATGATCGACCTTTTGTATGCACTGCCCCTGGATGTGGGCAG AGATTCACAAATGAAGACCACCTGTCagtccacaaacacaagcatgaaaTGACATTAAAGTTTGGTCCTGCCAGAACAGACTCTGTGATCATCGCAG ACCAGACCCCAACACCCACACGTTTTCTGAAGAACTGTGAGGAGGTTGGGCTATTCAATGAACTGGCCAGCTCCTTTGAACAAGAGTTTTGTAAAGCACATGAAGACGAGCAAAGGACAAAACACCCGGTGAGAAAGTGGATGAAT GCTGCACCTTTACAAACACCATCTGAAGTGAAAAATGAGAATGAGGGTCCTTTACAAGTTGATTCTTCTTCTCCCGGAAGTCCAGATTCCTCTTCCAGCATGTCAGATGACAGTAGAGACTCAAGGGTGAGAGGCAAG GATGTTCTCACAAAGCCTGTGGCAAACTCTGCCCCCACTCCAACCATTGTGCGTCCAggttctcttcctcttcacctgaGTAATGACCCACTTCACCCGACTCTGCCATCTCCAACATCTGTCATCACACAAGCTCCACCTTCCAACAGACAGCTTGG CTCCCCAACAAGCTCTTATCCACTGGTGAGGCACCTCCCCAATGGGCAGACAGTCTCTCTCCTGCCCAGTCCTGTGCAGATGACCTCAGTTATATCT CTTGCGAGGCCAGTTAACTCAGTGCCTAACATCCCTGGGATTCCAGGGCCTCCAGTTGGCGGGGCCAGCAGTGGGTCATCCTCCCCGTCTGGGTATAGTCTGCACTCTGAGACCAAGATG CGGCTGAAAGCAGCTCTAACTCATCAGGGCACAGCAGCACAAGATGGGGCTGCAGGATCCATCCCTGCTGTCCCCCAGCGGCAAGAACAAAGCCACCAACCATCTCAAAACTCTGATGCACCGTCACCTGCCCAGCCCCAG GTGTCCCCTGCTCAGCCAACAGGAGGCCGGCGGCGGCGGGCTACAGAGATGGACCCTGACGAGAGGAGGCAGCGTTTTCTGGAGAGAAATCGCGCCGCTGCCTCCCGCTGCAGGCAAAAACGAAAGCTGTGGGTCAACTCTCTGGAGAAGAAGGCTGATGATCTCGCAAACATGAATGCCTCCCTGACA AATGAAGTAACTCTACTGAGGAATGAGGTGGCGCAGCTGAAGCAGCTCCTCCTGGCCCACAAAGACTGCCCTGTCACCGTTATGCAGAAAAAGGCAGCTTTCTTAG Ggtga